From a region of the Chloroflexota bacterium genome:
- a CDS encoding cellulose-binding domain-containing protein, with translation MLRRMYARGTLLVLLIALISLSVAHRTATPSAAAASCVVSYKVINQWADGFIGDVTVTNNLAATTTWQLSWTFASNQRIVNLWNGVLTQTNAAVSVQNAAWNGSLSSGGSVNVGFQATFSGTNSIPTSFTLNGVLCGETSVTITPATTSPTNTVTTHPIHTNTPTQRPPTNTPTPPTGTLRPSNTPTIAPTTPTVTPNNNSCIGAIICDDFENQTGIDPSGFWQALYPDCTGHGSVMVDNTYANSGSKSIMVHGHSNFCDHAFFGNTTAIESIGDLLYGRFYVRQDLALPDHHITLMALKDRNDADNDLRLGGQQRVLDWNRESDDATAPSMSSAGIAKSVTIPPRQWTCVEFKIDSANGYLQAWVNGSEVEGMRVDGVDTPDVDQAWRTRANWQPRLVDFRLGWESYGGDDITHNIWFDDVALATQRIGCSASNPTTPTATPRPTNTATPVIGTLTPSPIPSATPTIAPNGITAATTIAELCPTYRQLYIDRDFLDYLPSDGSGGHNNMPVDGGLTDAQKASLYGVNISAIQSKVGNGTLTLGELGTQALGHVQRLVNQNFPKNAICQLLPRLMLLGPETEAATFHKNSSNPWAETAGPVNAIAPAGFMQTRWPTDARTYVPAEKAERDRCHDQPTHENNLGWTFSSIVDSSILYDPNNPVLNAIRTSTHPISGLPMGPGFSSNAPMQATTKLHEENSGFWYQVIQFKNTSTIPYYLDCAMIWWVGPSGLSFDLRNGHYNNEQRPGRGYGHPQRDIIEVVYDQAQKLSIYSIRLSFHDEPYNMRTAYPNQYWSLEVGTPAFLNGQARYTTSAERQALMNLMLNTLHVELETDLDRNIELFDALKMRNRVSN, from the coding sequence ATGCTACGACGAATGTATGCTCGTGGAACATTGTTGGTATTGTTGATCGCCTTGATTAGCCTTAGTGTTGCGCATCGCACGGCCACGCCCAGCGCGGCAGCAGCCAGTTGCGTGGTCAGCTATAAGGTGATCAATCAATGGGCCGATGGGTTTATTGGCGATGTGACCGTTACCAATAATTTGGCGGCAACTACAACTTGGCAATTGAGTTGGACCTTTGCTAGCAATCAGCGAATTGTCAATCTGTGGAACGGCGTTTTGACTCAAACCAATGCCGCCGTCAGCGTGCAAAATGCCGCTTGGAATGGCTCACTCTCCAGTGGGGGTAGCGTTAATGTTGGCTTTCAAGCAACGTTCAGTGGGACGAATAGCATTCCCACTAGTTTTACCTTGAATGGGGTGCTTTGTGGCGAAACCAGTGTGACAATTACTCCAGCAACGACTTCGCCAACCAATACTGTGACAACCCATCCCATTCATACCAACACCCCAACCCAACGCCCACCGACCAACACCCCAACGCCACCAACCGGCACTCTACGTCCATCGAATACCCCAACGATTGCGCCAACTACTCCAACCGTAACGCCCAACAACAATAGCTGTATTGGCGCAATTATCTGCGACGATTTTGAAAACCAAACCGGCATTGATCCCAGTGGATTTTGGCAAGCGCTCTATCCCGATTGTACTGGCCATGGCTCAGTGATGGTCGATAATACCTACGCCAATAGCGGCAGCAAATCAATTATGGTCCATGGCCATAGCAATTTCTGCGATCATGCTTTCTTTGGCAATACCACCGCGATCGAAAGTATTGGCGATCTGTTGTATGGCCGCTTTTATGTGCGCCAAGATTTAGCTTTGCCCGACCATCACATCACATTAATGGCCCTGAAAGATCGCAACGATGCTGATAATGATTTGCGCTTGGGCGGCCAGCAACGTGTGCTCGATTGGAATCGCGAATCGGATGATGCAACCGCCCCATCGATGAGCAGCGCAGGCATCGCCAAATCGGTTACGATTCCGCCCCGTCAGTGGACATGTGTCGAATTCAAGATCGATAGTGCTAATGGCTATTTGCAGGCTTGGGTCAACGGCAGCGAAGTTGAAGGCATGCGGGTTGATGGGGTCGATACGCCTGATGTTGACCAAGCTTGGCGTACTCGTGCCAATTGGCAACCACGCTTAGTCGATTTCCGCCTAGGCTGGGAAAGCTACGGCGGCGATGATATTACCCATAATATTTGGTTTGATGATGTGGCCTTGGCAACTCAACGCATCGGCTGTAGCGCTAGCAACCCAACCACCCCGACTGCTACTCCGCGCCCAACCAATACCGCCACGCCCGTGATTGGCACGCTCACGCCTAGTCCAATTCCCAGCGCAACCCCAACCATCGCGCCCAATGGTATTACTGCTGCAACCACGATTGCCGAGCTTTGCCCGACCTACCGTCAACTCTATATCGATCGTGATTTTCTTGATTATTTGCCGAGTGACGGCAGCGGCGGCCATAACAACATGCCAGTTGATGGCGGCCTGACTGATGCCCAAAAAGCCAGTTTATACGGCGTGAATATCAGCGCCATTCAGAGCAAAGTTGGCAATGGCACATTAACTTTGGGCGAATTGGGAACCCAAGCCTTGGGCCATGTCCAGCGTTTGGTCAATCAAAACTTTCCTAAGAATGCGATTTGTCAGTTGTTGCCACGGCTGATGCTGCTTGGACCAGAAACCGAAGCCGCTACCTTCCACAAAAATAGCAGCAATCCATGGGCTGAAACCGCTGGCCCTGTCAATGCAATTGCCCCTGCTGGCTTTATGCAAACCCGCTGGCCAACCGATGCCCGTACCTATGTGCCAGCCGAAAAAGCCGAACGCGACCGTTGCCACGATCAGCCAACTCATGAAAATAACCTTGGCTGGACGTTTAGCTCAATCGTCGATTCGAGTATTTTGTACGATCCCAATAATCCAGTGTTGAATGCGATTCGCACGAGCACCCACCCAATCAGTGGTTTGCCGATGGGGCCAGGCTTTAGCAGCAATGCGCCGATGCAGGCCACGACCAAACTGCATGAGGAAAATTCGGGGTTTTGGTATCAAGTGATTCAGTTCAAAAATACCAGCACTATTCCCTATTACCTCGATTGTGCCATGATTTGGTGGGTCGGGCCATCGGGCTTATCGTTCGATTTACGTAATGGTCATTATAATAATGAACAACGCCCAGGCCGTGGTTATGGCCACCCGCAACGCGATATCATTGAAGTGGTGTACGATCAAGCCCAAAAGCTCTCGATCTATAGCATTCGTTTGTCGTTCCACGATGAGCCATACAACATGCGCACAGCTTACCCCAACCAATATTGGTCGTTGGAAGTTGGCACGCCGGCCTTTTTGAATGGTCAAGCGCGTTATACCACCTCAGCCGAGCGTCAAGCTTTAATGAATTTGATGTTGAATACGTTGCATGTCGAGCTTGAAACCGATCTCGATCGCAATATTGAGCTATTCGATGCGCTGAAGATGCGCAATCGGGTTTCGAATTAG